A region from the Candidatus Methylomirabilota bacterium genome encodes:
- a CDS encoding phosphate/phosphite/phosphonate ABC transporter substrate-binding protein produces the protein MIARIARSALAILLTLSALLLGAVAGGAQTQLTLALTPSRDPTALKEAGDAFAQAITRISGVPVKAIVASDYAGVIEALRSKRVDLAFVHPVGYVLANREAGCQILVRDVWQGKTAYTARFYVRKDRGIRRVEDLRGKTVAFVDPASSSGYIYPMVLLIKQGLVRDRDPKSFFKDALFTGTHEAALQSVLRGRVDAAASFDKAPELHLKDPALIAQLGFVGETPEIPEAGICARPDLPADPVARVKRALLSIKSPEYAALLKQIYDIDGFIEASDRDYQPVRDAMALMNLSPPR, from the coding sequence GTGATCGCGCGCATCGCTCGTTCCGCACTGGCGATCCTGCTCACACTGTCCGCCCTGCTGCTCGGCGCTGTCGCCGGTGGCGCGCAGACGCAGCTCACGCTGGCCCTGACGCCGTCCCGCGACCCGACCGCGCTGAAGGAAGCGGGCGACGCGTTCGCCCAGGCGATCACCCGGATCTCCGGCGTTCCCGTGAAGGCGATCGTGGCCTCGGACTACGCGGGGGTGATCGAGGCGCTTCGAAGCAAGCGCGTCGACCTGGCCTTCGTCCATCCGGTCGGCTATGTGCTGGCCAACCGCGAGGCCGGCTGTCAGATCCTGGTGCGCGACGTGTGGCAGGGCAAGACCGCCTACACCGCGCGATTCTACGTCCGCAAGGACCGCGGGATCCGGCGCGTGGAGGATCTGCGCGGCAAGACGGTGGCCTTCGTGGATCCCGCGTCGTCGTCCGGCTACATCTATCCGATGGTCCTGCTCATCAAGCAGGGACTCGTGCGGGATCGCGACCCGAAGAGCTTCTTCAAGGACGCGCTCTTCACCGGCACGCACGAGGCCGCGCTGCAGTCCGTGCTGCGCGGCCGGGTGGACGCGGCCGCCTCCTTCGACAAGGCGCCCGAGCTGCACCTCAAGGACCCCGCGCTGATCGCCCAGCTGGGATTCGTGGGCGAGACGCCGGAGATCCCGGAGGCCGGGATCTGCGCGCGACCGGACCTGCCCGCGGACCCGGTGGCCCGGGTCAAGCGCGCGCTGCTGTCCATCAAGTCGCCCGAGTACGCCGCCCTGCTCAAGCAGATCTACGACATCGACGGATTCATCGAGGCCAGCGATCGCGACTACCAGCCGGTGCGCGACGCGATGGCCTTGATGAACTTGAGCCCGCCCAGGTAG
- a CDS encoding prolyl oligopeptidase family serine peptidase yields MSSAVASEGASPLRAGLRLTLAIVLALPVVTTASSMILTSAFLLEFLGQGRWHPLTVISPEPAVRALDASTGSGGPVAVDLYACPALLRPPGLVLVHGLSRAGKDDARLRDAARLLARAGWAVAVPTVTGLTALRLRPEDAGAVGAGVQALRAAGYERVAVLGISLGAGPALLAAADPSVAPAVSAVLALGGYASAMELLRYTLTGAYAYDGVTGRRPVLEDAIAEFSRANAELVGETGRRLVDNRDPAAFDALAGALPEHTRGLLEALSPARVVSGLRAPLVLVHGREDPAVPFTESLRLAAAARAAGRPVRVAIVGAVAHVEAGRLAELGDLARLWAAFFAFRRDAER; encoded by the coding sequence GTGAGCTCCGCGGTCGCGAGCGAGGGCGCATCGCCGTTGCGTGCCGGGCTCCGGCTCACCCTGGCCATCGTCCTCGCCCTGCCCGTCGTCACGACCGCGTCGTCGATGATTCTCACGAGCGCCTTCCTGCTCGAGTTCCTCGGCCAGGGACGCTGGCACCCGCTGACCGTGATCAGCCCGGAGCCCGCCGTGCGCGCGCTGGATGCCTCGACCGGATCCGGTGGACCGGTCGCGGTGGATCTCTACGCATGCCCGGCGCTCCTGCGGCCGCCCGGCCTGGTGCTCGTGCACGGCCTGTCCCGGGCAGGCAAGGACGACGCGCGGCTCCGCGACGCCGCGCGGCTGCTCGCGCGAGCCGGCTGGGCGGTCGCGGTGCCGACGGTGACCGGGCTCACCGCGCTGCGGCTACGGCCCGAGGACGCCGGCGCCGTCGGCGCCGGCGTGCAGGCGCTCCGCGCCGCCGGTTACGAGCGAGTGGCCGTGCTCGGCATCAGTCTCGGCGCCGGCCCCGCGCTGCTGGCCGCCGCGGACCCGTCCGTGGCGCCCGCCGTGTCGGCGGTCCTCGCGCTCGGCGGCTACGCTTCCGCGATGGAGCTGCTCCGCTACACGCTCACCGGCGCCTACGCGTACGACGGCGTCACCGGACGCCGGCCGGTCCTCGAGGACGCCATCGCCGAGTTCTCCCGAGCCAACGCCGAGCTGGTGGGCGAGACCGGACGCCGCCTCGTGGACAATCGCGATCCGGCCGCGTTCGATGCGCTGGCCGGCGCACTACCCGAGCACACGCGCGGCCTGCTCGAGGCGCTGTCTCCGGCGCGCGTGGTGTCGGGACTGCGCGCGCCGCTCGTGCTCGTGCACGGCCGGGAGGATCCGGCGGTCCCCTTCACCGAGAGTCTCCGGCTCGCGGCGGCGGCTCGCGCGGCGGGTCGTCCCGTGCGGGTCGCCATCGTGGGCGCGGTGGCGCACGTGGAGGCCGGGCGCCTCGCCGAGCTCGGCGATCTCGCGCGGCTGTGGGCCGCGTTCTTCGCCTTCCGTCGTGATGCGGAGCGCTGA